The Streptomyces albofaciens JCM 4342 genome has a segment encoding these proteins:
- the cysC gene encoding adenylyl-sulfate kinase has product MTGATVWLTGLPSAGKTTIAYALAERLRGEGHRVEVLDGDEIREFLSAGLGFSREDRHTNVQRIGFVAELLASNGVKALVPVIAPYANSREAVRKRHQHEGTPYLEVHVATPVEVCSERDVKGLYAKQAAGEISGLTGVDDPYEEPESPDLRLVTHDRTVQESAAALHALLTERGLA; this is encoded by the coding sequence ATGACGGGCGCCACGGTGTGGCTGACCGGACTGCCCAGTGCCGGCAAGACCACGATCGCGTACGCGCTGGCGGAGCGGCTGCGGGGCGAGGGCCACCGCGTCGAGGTGCTGGACGGTGACGAGATCCGCGAGTTCCTCTCGGCGGGGCTGGGCTTCAGCCGGGAGGACCGGCACACCAACGTGCAGCGCATCGGCTTCGTCGCCGAACTCCTGGCGAGCAACGGCGTCAAGGCCCTGGTGCCGGTGATCGCGCCGTACGCGAACTCGCGGGAGGCGGTGCGCAAGCGGCACCAGCACGAGGGCACGCCGTACCTGGAGGTGCACGTCGCCACGCCCGTCGAGGTGTGCTCCGAGCGGGACGTGAAGGGCCTGTACGCGAAGCAGGCGGCCGGTGAGATCTCCGGGCTGACCGGCGTCGACGACCCGTACGAGGAGCCCGAGTCACCGGATCTGCGGCTGGTGACGCACGACCGGACCGTGCAGGAGTCCGCGGCGGCGCTGCACGCGCTGCTCACCGAGAGGGGACTGGCATGA
- the cysD gene encoding sulfate adenylyltransferase subunit CysD, producing the protein MTTAAAVSESAGGSGGPGGGGDADNPYALSHLDALESEAVHIFREVAGEFERPVILFSGGKDSIVMLHLALKAFAPAPVPFALLHVDTGHNFPEVLDYRDRTVARHGLRLHVASVQDFIDRGELRERPDGTRNPLQTVPLLHAIESNRFDAVFGGGRRDEEKARAKERVFSLRDEFGGWDPRRQRPELWQLYNGRHSPGEHVRVFPLSNWTELDVWQYIAREKIELPAIYYAHEREVFARGGMWLAPGEWGGPKDGETVETRLVRYRTVGDMSCTGAVDSDAATIEAVIAEIAASRLTERGATRADDKLSEAAMEDRKREGYF; encoded by the coding sequence ATGACGACGGCCGCTGCCGTGAGCGAGAGCGCCGGGGGCTCCGGCGGACCGGGCGGGGGCGGGGACGCCGACAACCCGTACGCGCTCAGCCACCTGGACGCGCTGGAGTCCGAGGCGGTGCACATCTTCCGCGAGGTGGCGGGCGAGTTCGAGCGGCCGGTGATCCTCTTCTCCGGCGGCAAGGACTCGATCGTCATGCTGCACCTGGCGCTGAAGGCGTTCGCGCCCGCGCCGGTGCCGTTCGCGCTGCTGCACGTGGACACCGGGCACAACTTCCCCGAGGTGCTGGACTACCGCGACCGTACGGTGGCCCGGCACGGGCTGCGGCTGCACGTCGCCTCCGTACAGGACTTCATCGACCGCGGCGAGCTGCGCGAGCGCCCCGACGGCACCCGCAACCCCCTCCAGACCGTGCCGCTGCTGCACGCCATCGAGTCGAACCGCTTCGACGCGGTGTTCGGCGGCGGGCGGCGCGACGAGGAGAAGGCGCGCGCCAAGGAGCGGGTGTTCTCGCTGCGCGACGAGTTCGGCGGCTGGGACCCGCGCCGCCAGCGCCCGGAGCTGTGGCAGCTGTACAACGGCCGGCACTCCCCCGGCGAGCACGTCCGCGTCTTCCCGCTGTCCAACTGGACCGAGCTGGACGTGTGGCAGTACATCGCCCGCGAGAAGATCGAGCTGCCCGCCATCTACTACGCCCACGAGCGCGAGGTCTTCGCCCGGGGCGGCATGTGGCTGGCGCCCGGCGAATGGGGCGGTCCCAAGGACGGCGAGACCGTCGAGACGCGTCTGGTGCGCTACCGCACCGTCGGTGACATGTCCTGCACCGGCGCCGTCGACTCCGACGCGGCCACCATCGAGGCCGTCATCGCGGAGATCGCCGCCTCCCGGCTCACCGAGCGGGGCGCGACGCGGGCCGACGACAAGCTGTCCGAGGCCGCCATGGAGGACCGCAAGCGCGAGGGGTACTTCTAA